GAACGTAAAACGCATTTTCGGAACAATACTGACTATTCTTGGTATTGTCGGTTTAATTTATACAGGCTATGAACTCATCAATAAAAGCACCGCGTACACCAATTTAGGGGTAGTGGGCGTATTGGCTTTGATTTTCTTTTTTGCCGGTATCGGTTTGGTGAAAAATACCAAAGACGAGTCTTAGTATTAGCCACTAGTTAAAGACCAGCAGGGATTATAGTATATGGTGATCTCGATACATTTTTGCATCGCTGACCGTTTTATAAGGTAATCACTATCTTTCCGACGGTACGGCCGGTTTCGATTTGTAGATGAGCTTTTGCCATCTCGTCGAAACCGAAAACATGCGAAATGTGTGGTTTTAAAATACCATTTTCCAATAAGGATGCTATTTTCTGCATATCGCGACCACTTGAATAAACCGACATGAAATAACAGGCATGTAACTGTTTTTTTTGAGCCTGAAGCTCATCCGCTTTAGTATGACCAGAAGGTAAGGTAACTATTGTTCCAAATGGTTTTAGTACCTGTACTGACTTCTGAAAATTAATACCTCCAATGGCTTCTAGCACAAAATCAACCTCATAAAGTACATCCTCGAAATGTGTCTTTTGGTAATCGATATGTTCGTCTGCCCCCATGCCGAGTATAAAATCCCTATTGGAAATGGATGATGTAGCAATAACATAGGCTCCGATATGTTTTGCAATCTGGACTGCAAAATGTCCTACGCCTCCCGAAGCACCGTGGATGAGAACTTTATCAGTAGGTCTCAATTTCCCGTAACTATCAAATGCCTGCCAAGCCGTTAACGCCGATAAGGTGCTGGCAGCAGCTTCGATGTGGCTGATGTTATTGGGTTTCAAAGCAAGATGTTCTGCCGGAGCAGCGACATATTCAGCATACGCTTTACCGTGGCCAACAAAGTTGACCATGCCAAAAACTTCGTCACCAATGTTGAATTGGTTAACTCCAGGTCCGATTGCGGTTACTTCACCGGAAACATCCCATCCCAAAATTAAGGGTTGATGATGAGCTAAGTCTTCAGCCAACGGCGCCTGTCTGCTACGGACTTTAGCATCTACAGGATTTACACTGATGGCCTTTACCTTGATCAGTACTTCATCTGATTTTACATCAGGTCTTTGAATAGTTCTGTAGACTAAGCTATCCGTGTCTCCGAATTTTTCCAATACGATTGCTTTCATTTCAATTCTATTTATTGAGCAAAGATATACCGATAAGAGGTGCTAAAACAGGTACATTTAAAGCGTTTTTGGGTATCTTTACCTCATGGCGAAAGAAAATATTTACCAATCATTAGAGGTCTTCTATGAAAAGGTTGACCAATGCCCATTGCGTGAGAGGGAATTTAATTTTTTTGAATTCGTGTATGTCATTTCGGGAACTGGAAGCCACGTTGTCAATGGAAATAAGTTTGCATACCATCAAGGAGATATGTTTCTGATTACACCAAATGACCGCCACGAGTTTGATTTGAAAGGCACCTGTGAGTTTATGGTCGTGCGTTTTGGGGAGAACTATATCAAAGAATACGATTGGAAAAGTATAGACCACATCGCCTGTATTTTATATTATGCATCGCATTTATCGGGCTCCGTCATTATCCACCCCGCAGATAAGCAGATGGTTGCCTTACTGATGCAGAATTTACGGCAAGCGACAGCATATCCATCTATTTACAATGAAGACCTTATCCGTCATTTGGTCAATGCTGTCATTGTCATCGCAGGAAGGAACATTGC
The Sphingobacterium multivorum genome window above contains:
- a CDS encoding NADP-dependent oxidoreductase: MKAIVLEKFGDTDSLVYRTIQRPDVKSDEVLIKVKAISVNPVDAKVRSRQAPLAEDLAHHQPLILGWDVSGEVTAIGPGVNQFNIGDEVFGMVNFVGHGKAYAEYVAAPAEHLALKPNNISHIEAAASTLSALTAWQAFDSYGKLRPTDKVLIHGASGGVGHFAVQIAKHIGAYVIATSSISNRDFILGMGADEHIDYQKTHFEDVLYEVDFVLEAIGGINFQKSVQVLKPFGTIVTLPSGHTKADELQAQKKQLHACYFMSVYSSGRDMQKIASLLENGILKPHISHVFGFDEMAKAHLQIETGRTVGKIVITL
- a CDS encoding AraC family transcriptional regulator → MAKENIYQSLEVFYEKVDQCPLREREFNFFEFVYVISGTGSHVVNGNKFAYHQGDMFLITPNDRHEFDLKGTCEFMVVRFGENYIKEYDWKSIDHIACILYYASHLSGSVIIHPADKQMVALLMQNLRQATAYPSIYNEDLIRHLVNAVIVIAGRNIAGMKPPSISSRSDGRILQILDYIQENIRRPDLLQISAIANQFGLSPTYLGSYFRKQCNETMQHYISSYRIRLIEHRLRFSDKRVHELVYEFGFTDESHINKFFKRHKGMSLKEFRAGALLDNRREA